From Verrucomicrobiia bacterium, the proteins below share one genomic window:
- a CDS encoding NUDIX hydrolase, translating into MQLSKIDQWLVYFMDMSHMVTHIQQLVSDIDPFDQLEADHQADVLAWIASGDPLFRISKPDNPPKHLVSYFIVHDIATDKLLLINHLKSGLLLPAGGHVDLDEDPATTVIREAEEELGLAAVFQEPYGNLPLFITATTTLGQGQHTDVSLWYLVQGDTTQTYIYEAREMSGYEWFSLAEIMAMDQAKLDPHMHRFVRKMQKAPA; encoded by the coding sequence GTGCAACTGAGTAAAATAGATCAGTGGTTGGTATACTTTATGGATATGAGCCACATGGTGACACACATTCAGCAGCTAGTCTCGGACATAGATCCGTTTGATCAGCTAGAGGCAGACCACCAAGCCGACGTACTAGCCTGGATAGCGTCCGGTGATCCGCTGTTTCGCATTAGCAAGCCTGATAATCCCCCGAAACACTTGGTTTCTTATTTTATTGTGCATGACATTGCAACCGACAAACTGTTACTTATTAATCACCTAAAATCTGGACTACTACTGCCGGCTGGTGGGCATGTTGACCTAGACGAGGATCCCGCCACAACGGTTATAAGAGAGGCAGAAGAAGAGCTGGGTCTAGCAGCAGTTTTTCAAGAACCCTATGGCAACCTCCCCCTCTTTATCACGGCCACCACTACCCTAGGCCAAGGTCAACATACAGACGTCAGTTTGTGGTATTTAGTGCAAGGCGACACTACACAAACCTACATCTACGAAGCCCGAGAAATGAGTGGGTATGAATGGTTTTCGCTGGCAGAAATCATGGCCATGGATCAGGCCAAGCTTGATCCCCATATGCACCGCTTTGTACGCAAAATGCAAAAAGCCCCGGCCTAA